From the Oryza glaberrima chromosome 5, OglaRS2, whole genome shotgun sequence genome, one window contains:
- the LOC127773917 gene encoding non-specific lipid transfer protein GPI-anchored 12-like, whose product MAAQRRWPTSTLAAVAVAVVVLLAASAATTAEAQSAPAAAPGPAGPVLDQACLTALLNMSDCLTYVQNGSRARRPDKPCCPELAGLVESNPVCLCKLLSGAGDSYGIAVDYSRALALPAICRVSTPPVSTCAAFGFNVPMGPTPSPSPAAVSPSGEGPQFPGTSPFASPPSTATPSTNAAAAGRSGDHLVAVGVAIAAAAVVVAGMFRIV is encoded by the exons atggcggcgcagcggcggtggccgacgtcgacgctggcggcggtggcagtcgccgtagtagtactactggcggcgtcggcggcgacgacggcggaggcgcagtcggcgccggcggcggcgccggggccggCGGGGCCGGTGCTGGACCAGGCGTGCCTGACGGCGCTGCTGAACATGTCGGACTGCCTGACGTACGTGCAGAACGGGAgcagggcgcggcggccggacaAGCCGTGCTGCCCGGAGCTGGCCGGGCTGGTGGAGTCCAACCCGGTGTGCCTCTGCAAGCtcctctccggcgccggcgactccTACGGCATCGCCGTCGACTACTCCCGCGCCCTCGCCCTCCCCGCCATCTGCCGCGTCTCCACCCCTCCCGTCTCCACCTGCGCAG CCTTTGGATTCAATGTTCCAATGGGCCCAacgccgtcgccttcgccggCAGCCGTCTCGCCCTCCGGTGAGGGCCCACAGTTCCCTG GGACCTCACcgttcgcctcgccgccgtcgacggcgacgccgtccaccaacgccgccgccgccggccgctccggcgaccacctcgtcgccgtcggcgtcgccattgccgccgccgccgtcgtcgtcgccgggatGTTTAGAATCGTTTGA